Proteins encoded by one window of Prosthecobacter vanneervenii:
- a CDS encoding DUF1552 domain-containing protein, whose product MSPSPVSRRHFLQSSTALIALPALESLGFRRFASAAAPVAPPKRLVFLGFGWGITTESWFPDIKQPGTDYTLPEGLKPLARHKTDFTVVQGLWNKYSNDGHWGSTMWLTGANRFGEPGQNFHNSISADQVAAAKLGLDTRFASLQLNGSENAEASGHGPGLSMAWDVSGKPIGGHKGPVEAYHRLFSKDTTPIEQQKAMLAQKRSVLDTVMENARTLQSGLGKTDKGKLEEYFQGIRDIETRLSKDEQWIGVPQPKAPIPEPAPGLAGKEEIKIMYDIMIAAMQTDSTRVLTYRQPVSTLLTSIGIKVAPHDMSHYHSTLGEKLDASKQRDLTQSELLAGLIDKLKATKEVDGSRLFDHVALAYGSNIRTEHSLDNCPTLLTGGGAGIKLGHNIVAPKDTPLCNAWLTLLHGIGVNVERHGDSSGVLKELIA is encoded by the coding sequence ATGAGCCCCTCTCCCGTCTCACGTCGCCACTTCCTGCAATCCAGCACGGCGCTCATCGCGCTGCCTGCTTTGGAGTCTCTCGGATTTCGTCGCTTTGCCTCGGCAGCCGCTCCTGTGGCACCGCCAAAGCGTCTGGTGTTTCTGGGCTTTGGCTGGGGCATCACTACGGAGAGCTGGTTTCCAGACATCAAGCAGCCGGGCACAGACTACACTCTGCCAGAAGGCTTGAAGCCGCTCGCACGGCACAAGACGGACTTCACTGTGGTTCAGGGGCTGTGGAACAAATACAGCAACGACGGCCACTGGGGCAGCACCATGTGGCTCACGGGGGCGAACCGCTTTGGCGAGCCCGGACAAAATTTTCACAACAGCATCTCAGCAGACCAGGTGGCGGCGGCAAAGCTGGGTCTGGACACGCGCTTTGCCTCCCTGCAGCTCAACGGCAGCGAAAATGCGGAAGCCTCCGGCCACGGCCCCGGACTCTCGATGGCCTGGGACGTGAGCGGCAAACCCATCGGCGGCCACAAAGGCCCCGTAGAGGCCTATCACCGGCTTTTCTCCAAGGACACCACCCCCATCGAGCAGCAAAAGGCCATGCTGGCGCAGAAGCGCAGCGTACTGGACACGGTGATGGAAAACGCACGCACCCTGCAGAGCGGACTTGGCAAGACGGACAAGGGCAAGCTCGAAGAATACTTCCAGGGCATCCGCGACATCGAGACGCGCCTGAGCAAAGACGAGCAGTGGATCGGCGTGCCGCAGCCCAAGGCGCCGATCCCCGAGCCTGCTCCCGGTCTGGCTGGCAAGGAGGAGATCAAGATCATGTATGACATCATGATTGCCGCCATGCAGACAGACAGCACACGCGTGCTCACCTACCGTCAGCCCGTCAGCACGCTGCTGACGAGCATCGGCATCAAAGTGGCTCCGCATGACATGAGTCATTATCATTCCACCCTGGGTGAAAAACTGGATGCCTCCAAGCAGCGCGACCTAACGCAGAGCGAGCTGCTGGCCGGTCTCATCGACAAGCTGAAGGCGACCAAGGAGGTGGACGGCAGCCGCTTGTTTGACCACGTGGCGCTGGCCTATGGCAGCAACATCCGCACCGAGCACAGCCTGGACAACTGCCCCACGCTGCTCACTGGCGGCGGAGCAGGCATCAAACTCGGGCACAACATCGTCGCGCCCAAGGACACGCCGCTGTGCAACGCCTGGCTGACTCTGCTGCATGGCATTGGCGTGAATGTGGAGCGCCATGGCGACAGCTCAGGCGTGCTCAAGGAACTGATCGCCTAG
- the nusG gene encoding transcription termination/antitermination protein NusG: protein MKPKQESTLAWYVVHTRPKCEHIAASLMAGLEGVETYCPRIRFQKNTRRGKVWFVEALFPSYFFARFVPLESLRAVNYSQNVIKVVDFGDTLTPVPDAAIEELKAEMKDVEICEVEVGVKVGDTVELTEGPMRGMKGIVNAMLTGVERVRILLEFLGRENAVEVPLSKILTEHQPRSVLAAK, encoded by the coding sequence ATGAAACCCAAACAAGAATCCACCCTGGCCTGGTACGTGGTGCACACTCGCCCCAAGTGCGAGCACATCGCCGCATCGCTCATGGCGGGGCTGGAGGGCGTGGAGACATACTGCCCGCGCATCCGGTTTCAGAAGAACACGCGGCGGGGCAAGGTGTGGTTCGTCGAGGCGCTGTTTCCGAGCTACTTCTTTGCGCGGTTTGTGCCTCTGGAGTCGCTGCGGGCGGTGAACTACTCGCAGAACGTGATCAAGGTGGTGGACTTTGGGGACACGCTGACGCCCGTACCGGATGCGGCGATCGAGGAGCTGAAGGCCGAGATGAAGGACGTGGAGATTTGCGAGGTGGAAGTGGGTGTGAAAGTCGGTGACACCGTGGAGCTGACCGAAGGTCCGATGCGCGGGATGAAGGGGATTGTGAATGCGATGCTCACGGGCGTTGAGCGTGTGCGGATTCTGCTGGAGTTTTTGGGACGGGAGAATGCGGTGGAGGTACCGCTGTCAAAGATTTTGACGGAGCATCAGCCGCGGTCAGTGCTGGCGGCCAAGTAA